catgaaatattttatgtgcCCAAagcatttatttaataaataacatGACATAATGCAACTACAGCTACAAGTGATTACCAAAGCTTAGCATTATGTCATGCATGCTACATCCACATACAAAGACAAccaagaaaattttcaattttatctataaaaaaaaaataaaaaataataataatttttttttcaatttcattattttttaagaaaaatgctatactttttaaaaatattcttcaaataatgtgtcacaatcagGAATGGGGTCTTCTTAGGCCTTGCGCCTCCCAAGCccctatatttttcttaaaaaaaataaaaataaaattttactcttaattattattattatttttttttaattttactttctaAATTTCAAATGCTTGACTCCATCCCTGGTCACAATTAATCCAGAGTGACATCGACACATTtctcaaacaaatttttaaaaaatgtgagaattttttttttttttttttaaaaatgtagcaTTTCGATCTCTCTTTTCAACCAACAAACTCTCTCTTCAATTGTCTCCTCCGTGACAGCTTCACAAAGAACAGAAATCTCTTTCTTTTGTACGACGTTGTTGTCTTGTCCTTCTCTGTTGTTCACACTTCTCACAAATGATTGAACACGCGCTCCTTTTAAAACCACGCGCGGGAGATGctgctagagagagagagagaggacttcAAAATCAGCAGGATAAGGAAATAAGAGTCGGAAACAACCACATGAAATCAATCGGCTgagaaaccaaaagcaaaaaagtGACCGACCCACTTGAACTACTTgaagtaaaaaacaaaagagaaatgttgGACATCTCAAAAACTACGGGCCGCTATGACTTAATAGCGACAAGTCACTCAACAAAACTTCAACTTGAATTCTTTGGAGTCTCTAATGCAAATACCTTGTGCGTCTCCTCTAACACCCCACAGGAATTTAGTCATCATGTCGGTCAGATTTTTCGatgtaacaatttttttttttttttttttttttactgtgaTATCATCTTGTGTCATAATCTCTCGAACGAAATGATATCAGACATCGATGTGCTTTGTCCTCTTACGATATTTGGTTAGATGTATTGTGTTCTTGCTATTGCAAAACACACCAATCTCATCTGGTTGCAAACCCAGATCGCGAACCAGACCGCTTAGCCAAATTGCTTATTTCGCTGCCATATACTCCACTTTCGTGGTAGACAAAATAATTGCCGACTGTAATGTTGCTTTCCAACTAATAACATACCccgaaaaaaatgaaaacataattaTCCAGATTATCGACATAATCTGAAACGACCAACACTAGAACTAACATCATTGCCTCTGCTGCACCAATGAGCTTTGTCAAGATTAACCAATATAGCGACTAATAACACTAACCGCACCAATGGGCATGCACCTTCTAAGTTCAGTAATTTGGGCTTTCCTTTGCCACTGGTTAGTTCTATAGGGAAGGAGGGATGGATCCTTTGTCCTCCCCTCCCCCATTCCgtctctccatttttttttttggttttgcacTTTATTTCCCTAAAACACAACTCTTGGTTATACCACATCCACAAATTCACTGCCCAGGCCACCTCTAACCTCCTCTATTGTCCATTTGTGCCTACTCGGCCTAGTTTCCAGCCGCCGGTTGTTCATgagtttgatttgattattaGATTTAGATATTGGTTTTTCCAATCCATATTTGTCATTTTTGTCACTCCCCCACTAGATGCATCACACCACCATCTTTTTCGGCCTCTCTGGTCCTCAATGCAACCCTCCATGCCACCGTACAGCTGACGCGTGGCCTTCATGCGTCATCCAAACACCGTTCTTCTCCATCGTTGTTGccgttgttggttttttttttttttttttttttttgttttgttattatgtttttttagctttgttattctgtatttttttttgttgtgtttttcagGTTAAATTTAGTCTTCATATGCCTACGTGGTTCAATCTTATAGTTGAAACTTGCGCAATTGGTGTTTGTTCTCCCTATTCATCGGCtcttactcaaattttattggtgTCTCTCTCGCTTCAGCTTCTTTTTTATGGTTGTAGCTATCTCCTAGTAGTATTTCGAGAAGGGTTGAGAGACATTTCAAAGTTTGTGCCATTTTTACTTCAGTTACTGCTTCATGAAGCTATTACTGAAAGGACCAAGTAATTTTTAAGGCCAATTTCCTACTATATAGTTGTATTTTcgacaatataattttttgtttttgaagtcTGTTGTTAGATAACACACCCCCTTTTTAGATCACTTTTTAGATGTTTTGATTCCATATTTGCTACGTATGTATCCCAAGTCCAATCAAATAGCtatgtgttattttttattaataataaatttatgagCACTAGTTTTttgaatgacttataggaaacGTGCCCAGGGCTAATTGATTGGACGTTTGTGTTTGAAAGCTCTCTAGTCTCTGCCAAACCATGAACAGACCGCTACCAGTTTTAGAGTGAAAGCCGTGTGCGAGTCCGGAGATCTGTTGCTCTCTCATCTCCACTCTTCCGGCCGCCCCCCGCCCATGTTTGGATAAACCTTTCAGATCTTTACTAAAAAAggccttttttttcttgaccTGATCTTGGGGCGGGCACTGGGTCAACATTTTATCGTTTCCATAGGATGACTATGGAATTCACAATCATTtaccatcatatatatatatatatcagaaaaTTGTTATTCAAATGagggccattgggggtggtcaCAACCACCACCCAGCCGGCCCTTCTAGGTGATTCGGCCACCTAacacccctaaaaaaaaaaaaatcccaacagTCACTTTCTTGGTTTCCCAAGTGGGCATTTAAAGCCCATCATCACGTTATTGTgatgtcaaaaagaaaaatatgggtATCAAATTGAATCATTCAAACTTGATGATGTGTGGTTTAAACACAGAAACTTCAGAATCGAATTAGACAAGCACCAAGCAACTCAGCTCTAATATTTGCCATGGCCACCAGAAGAAAATTCACCAATGTTACATGGAATATGCATGGAAACTCGTTAACTAATCGATCATTATGATAAAAATGATTTCTTCACTGTATACAGCggcaaaaaaaccaaaaaaaggaaCACGAGAAATGCTATGCATATCGCATATAATGCCTTTATCCGGACACTAACATCCAGAAAACAGAGCACTGCATTTTGCATAGATCTTTATCCTGTATGGACAGCACCACAGTGGCCCCAGTACATCCTCAATCAAGACGCTCCATCTGCAAAGTAAGACAAAGATTTTAAGGTTGTTGCCTTGTTGGAACTTAACATACCACATCCAGCCAATATAAGAGGAAAAGTCAAATTGTTCTTCATACGAGAATGCCTATTTCTTCAATAACATTAAAGAGCagtgaagaaacaaagaggtgAGGATTTAAGCTTAACCATGACATACCTTCCAAAGACCATCGTTAAGATAATGCATGTTGTCCACTCCAATACCCTTGTTGATTGCTTTTCTGTAACCCAAGGCAAACGGTTCAACTTATTAAATATGTCAATGAGCAAAGGAGTTACCTCTACACTTAATAGTGAAAACGTAgatgttataaataaataagcggACGTGCGTCTATGATTTCAATATAATCATAGGAAACATGAGGCATATGAAGTATGTTACTAATTAGCAAATGGTTAAGTGCTAGTTTTTGCTTAATAAGATGTAAACCAAAACCTTAGGCTTGTGCTTCTCTCTATTGTCACAGTCATGAATTGCTCCACCACCCCTTCTGGGAAAAGAAGTGAGGCGGAAAAGAAAACCTAAGTAGCTGGCTACTCTCCACTTCCGGTTCAGCTTCCGGTTCAGCACTCTAATTACTAGAAAATACAATACATCAAAACTAACTTACATGTCTTTTGCTGAcatttttgtaaatccaattgcAAGGGCATGCTCCTTTCCTTCTGCCATAACGGCCTGAGAGTATTCAGTTCTACAGATCAGAAAGATATGAAACTAACATTCAACACTTTAATATGACACTATTCCTATGCATCAAAGAATTATTCCAAGTTTGACATGATATGACGGTAGCCACAGACAAAATGTATTCATACCACTGGCCTTTCTGCCTCCACATCTTCATCCAAAGCACCACCAGGAGATGTAAGACCAGGACACATTATGTTGGCACCAGCAAGGACAAACTTTATTGCACCTCGGTCAACTTGAAACTTCTTCATTATATTTGGATCTGtaaaaccaaaaatagaaaacaacgTTATAGGCCTTGGATTTTAGGGATAAGATTCACTCACATGAGAACATCAAGTGATGATTACATGAGTGCTAGACAAACTTTAAGACAACGTTTCAGTGAGAACCTAGAATCTTAATTGAAGTTCCATAAATACTTCTGTACAACTGGATTTAGAAAAGAAATGGTAGGTGCAGCACTTTAATTTGGTTATGTACATGGGCATGTGGAGGAGATTGAGGAGAGAGAGCATGCACAAGAGTTACACTAGAGGTGGTCCTTCTCCTATGCAATATGCATGTCATAGAACTAATCTCATGTTCTGTATGCAACCAAGTGCGGCTCAATGAAAATTGAGGCATTAGGCAAAAAGTTAGAATCCggttgtttttaattttgatatattaatatacttattaataaatttttataccaaatattaaaaaaataatttaaaaatcattcttctagctttttgaaaagtaatattactaattaaatttttatgttcaagttttgttaatatattattctcaaTAAATAATAGTGCTAATCgattttatctttcttgtaAGATAATCGATTGTAACTAGGATTCAAATAATTGTGTACTAAAATCAACAGCACGGTGATGATAAGCGACCAAAACTCGTGACGTTACCCAACTAAAATCAATGGTGTCTAATTGTAAGtataaaaaatcaaagcaaTAAAGAATGATAGAACAAGAAGCAAAAGATTATAagtgaataaagaaaataagaggacaaagaaatacaaaaagacagtagatgatgctttagtttggAATCTTTTAAGATTTTAACCATGTTATGTCACTTTTTTCTTGTACTTTTTTTCCAAACCTCATAGCATGTCAAATGGCCtattctcattttatttttcttaaggtttttcacccttttttttttcaggacaCATTTAATATAAAAGGCCTTTTTTGGGGGGTCTATTATAAATTAGGGGGACTTAAGCGGAGGCCTAATTTACCTTACCATTTGCAACTTAGGACACTTTAGTAAAAACCAGAACCGTAATGGTTTctgccaaaaaaagaaaagaatcttGATGGTTTTGCAATGTaaaccccccaccccccctttttttcttgctaAGTTTTGTATAAGCGTCGCCCTTAGGTAAAGTGTCAACCCACCAACTTTATTGGGCTACTCCCTGGACCTAACATCATCTACGTATATTTCCCTAATGAGGAGGCAGAGACTGCTTCTAGACCATGAGACAAGTGTGTAATGCTTAGATGAGTCAAAAATATGGAAGAAAGTTTTCataaaagagtgaaaaaaatcCAATATTAAGGAGAATAAAAAAGGAGTATACCGATTTACAACATTTTCCAAACTCAACCCTCCATCTGCCAGATATCAGCCAATAATACAATAGATACAAAAGTCAAAGAGAAAGTAATCTGATGATAAATGACAAGGTATCCTCGTGATAAGTTGGCCTCTAAATCAGCAAAAATGGAATGTtcctccattttttattttttattttttttattttatgagtaaatcaatcttattagaaggcgcaaaggggcgcaacctaAATACATagagagtatacaagagagacacccATTTAGGGAGAAGAAAGAGAACacataaaaaaattcaagaaaatttgaaaaaaatgagaacTATTGGTAGCAACCGTCCACTCATAAAGGGTTTTGCACTAGATATGTTCCTCCATAAAAAGTCGCTCTTGGCTCCCAACTAGAATGGGACTCAGCCCCACGTTTAAACTCTCATTCACATCCCACTTTAAAGCAAGATGCCTAGAAAGGGAAGAAGCACCTAAATTAGTTGGTCATTACCCATAATCCCTGATCATTTCATTCACTCCATGGTTGTTTTTCACTGCTTCTGAGGTGTATGGTAGAAAAATCCTACtgattcctttttcttcttttcccctttttgatCAGTAAGTCACACATGCATCTAGTTGGTCTTCAACCGACGACCACACTCCATTCTATTCTTAGAGAAAAAGAGGTGCTTTTTAAGTTAGAGCATATTGGCAAAACCTATggactacttttttttattgataagttATGCACCCGGTGGGACGAAAACCCacgacctcaccctccaccttgctacaaagagaggaagtaccatttgagctaaaACTCATTGTCAAATCTATGGACTGTTGTTAGTCAAGAACTATGCATTTTCTAAAAACTTATCTGTCTAATACAATTTTTAAATAcatcattaaataaaatataagtacCAACTCCAAAATTCACTTGGACTTCATTTCAATACATGCAGATCAGGTTAAGACAATCCCAGAAAAAGCATCACATTGCAGcagaaaaagcaaaacaatgACTTTTAAAGTGACAAATGTTTACTGGTAAAGTAGATGTGAAAATGTAGATAAGACACTTTACATTGATGAAGGAGTCGTAGGGTAGGCATGTATGGTCCATCACGTACATTGAAGAATAGTGGCACATTGTTCACCAGTACCAGGTTTAAATGGTTTTGACTATTAAAACAAGataggggaaaaagaaaaaaaaaaagttgtcagAAATATAACTCAGATATACAGGATACCGCAgttatgatgaaaaaaaaaaatgtgagggaAGCAAAAGCAACAGAATTACAAACCATTTAGCAACAATAAGAGGAGATTTCTTTGGAAGCAAATCATCCAACACTGGTTCAAGACCTGGATACTGCAATAGAGGCGAGATAGAGTTATATatagatttaaatttttttttaaaattttttttttttaaacttttaaagaaTATAGAGTGAAAGATGCACTGATATACATCACCTCCTCTGCAATACTTTGTCGAATTTTGCGTTGCACGGATGCCTTGACTTGATTTTGTGCAGAGACCTCTTCAGAGGAAAAcctagaagaaaacaaaacacgCATGGTTCATAAGACTATAGAGTTGAAGTGCCAATGCACAATAGAAATTAGAAACATGCCAAAGACTAAGACCATAAAAAGTTGTAGTGTCAGATTAAAGAATAGACCACcccaaaatcaaacaataaaacTAATGTTCCACAACTTTTTGGTAAAACCAACAATAAACCTAGAATCCATTCACTTTAATTACTATCCCCCAATACCTAAGAAAGatgaattaaaaatatgaccacAACGGCATAAAAAAACCCATTCTTGAGATTTCCAACCACCTACATTGCATATGCAGACACATCAAGAAACCATGGAAAATACTACAACAAAGTGATCCCCCACAGTCCGCAAATCCATCACCTCCCCAAACAACAACCAATATATTGCCCCATGCTTCATGTGGTGTACTTAGTTACTTAAAGCATGGCCCGTCAAGCTTCAAAATGCTTTTCTACAAACTGAAACAATTTGCCTTCCAAAGCCCAACATAAACAACCTCCGTATAATACTCCATACACTATAAAAACCAATGCCCACAAAACCCACTTCCCCAATTCCCCAAAATGGCCTAGCACATGGTGCACAAAAATG
Above is a genomic segment from Alnus glutinosa chromosome 12, dhAlnGlut1.1, whole genome shotgun sequence containing:
- the LOC133851533 gene encoding uncharacterized protein LOC133851533, encoding MFKKFSSEEVSAQNQVKASVQRKIRQSIAEEYPGLEPVLDDLLPKKSPLIVAKCQNHLNLVLVNNVPLFFNVRDGPYMPTLRLLHQYPNIMKKFQVDRGAIKFVLAGANIMCPGLTSPGGALDEDVEAERPVAVMAEGKEHALAIGFTKMSAKDIKAINKGIGVDNMHYLNDGLWKMERLD